The Cyclopterus lumpus isolate fCycLum1 chromosome 12, fCycLum1.pri, whole genome shotgun sequence genome window below encodes:
- the ndor1 gene encoding NADPH-dependent diflavin oxidoreductase 1: protein MSKPCLLVLYGSQTGTAQDTAQRIARQAQRRQLQVRVLPLDNYNVANLISESLVVFVCSTTGQGDPPDNMKIFWRFLFKKSLPVGSLSRLDCAILGLGDSSYPKFNFVAKKLHKRLLQLGASILLPVGLADDQHDLGSDAVIDPWLTSFWEKVFALYPSLADLIPLREDDPLPPTHTFHFLDDVKEKMDGRLRILTEQTVPSQSHPFSARLVSNRRVTDMSHFQDVRHIEFDITGSNIEFAAGDVVMMFPCNTPQDVQQFCQLLRLDPEARFTLRATDNTAVQTRLPQPCTVRHLVESFLDIGAVPRRSFFELLSTFATNEIEQQKLLEFSSAAGQDELHSYCNRPRRTALEVLTDFPHTTAEIKVDYLLDLFPEIQPRSFSIASSLQAHPHRLQILVAVVHYKTKMYKPRRGLCSSWLASMDPAQGEVYVPQWVKKGTLKFPKEKNTPVIMAGPGTGVAPFRSALQERMAEGKNANILFFGCRSETKDFYFRSEWEDMIKTGHLTLITAFSRDQEEKVYVQDRVRENAELLWDLIANRSACIYIAGNAKQMPTSVCNALKELFQQEGGMSSADASQMLTNMERTGQFQSETWS, encoded by the exons ATGTCAAAGCCCTGTCTGCTGGTCCTGTATGGGAGCCAGACTGGTACAGCCCAGGACACGGCCCAGAGGATTGCACGACAGGCGCAAAGAAGGCAGCTGCAGGTTCGAGTGTTGCCTCTGGATAACTACAATGTG GCCAACTTGATCTCAGAGTCtctggttgtttttgtgtgctcCACTACCGGCCAAGGAGACCCTCCAGACAATATGAAG ATCTTCTGGAGGTTTCTCTTTAAGAAGTCTTTGCCCGTTGGCTCTCTGAGTCGCTTGGACTGCGCTATACTGGGCTTGGGGGACTCCTCCTATCCTAA GTTCAATTTTGTGGCCAAGAAGCTTCATAAGCGCCTTCTGCAGCTGGGTGCCAGTATACTGCTGCCAGTTGGGCTGGCAGATGACCAACATGACCTAGG GTCAGACGCTGTTATTGACCCGTGGCTCACATCATTTTGGGAGAAAGTATTTGCTTTGTACCCATCTTTGGCTGATCTGATTCCACTAAGGGAAGATGACCC GCTCCCTCCAACACACACTTTCCACTTCCTGGATGATGTGAAAGAGAAGATGGATGGCAGGCTGAGGATTTTGACAGAACAGACAGTCCCCTCCCAGTCCCATCCCTTTTCTGCCAGACTAGTGTCCAATAGGAGAGTAACAGACATGTCACACTTTCAGGATGTGAGGCACATCGAGTTTGACATCACAGGATCCAACATTGA GTTTGCTGCTggtgatgtggtgatgatgttTCCATGTAACACACCACAGGACGTACAACAGTTCTGTCAACTACTGAGATTAGACCCAGAGGCCAGGTTCACTCTCAGAGCCACAGACAacactgcag TTCAAACCAGGCTTCCTCAACCGTGTACTGTCCGCCACCTGGTGGAGAGCTTCCTGGACATTGGCGCCGTGCCTCGTCGCTCCTTCTTTGAGCTGCTGTCTACCTTTGCCACAAACGAGATCGAGCAGCAGAAGCTGCTGGAGTTTAGCTCAGCGGCAGGCCAAGACGAGCTGCACAGCTACTGCAACCGGCCCAGACGGACTGCGCTGGAG GTCTTGACAGATTTCCCCCATACTACAGCAGAAATCAAAGTAGACTATCTCCTAGATCTATTCCCTGAGATCCAGCCTCGTTCATTCTCCATCGCCTCTTCTCTCCAG GCTCACCCACACAGGCTTCAGATCCTTGTAGCTGTGGTTCATTACAAAACTAAGATGTATAAACCAAGAAGAGgcctctgctcctcctggttAGCCTCCATGGACCCTGCACAAG GGGAGGTGTATGTGCCTCAGTGGGTGAAGAAGGGAACTCTGAAGTTCCCCAAAGAGAAAAACACCCCTGTGATAATGGCTGGACCTGGAACAGGAGTGGCGCCCTTCAGGTCGGCTTTACAAGAAAGGATGGCTGAGGGAAAAAATG CCAACATTCTGTTCTTTGGCTGTCGCTCTGAGACCAAAGACTTTTACTTCAGGTCAGAGTGGGAGGACATGATAAAGACTGGACATCTGACCCTCATCACTGCCTTCTCAAGAGACCAG GAGGAAAAGGTGTATGTGCAGGACCGTGTGAGAGAGAACGCTGAGCTCTTGTGGGACTTGATTGCCAACAGAAGTGCCTGCATTTACATTGCTGG TAATGCTAAACAGATGCCAACCAGTGTGTGCAACGCACTGAAAGAGCTGTTCCAGCAGGAGGGAGGCATGTCCTCTGCGGATGCCTCGCAGATGCTAACAAACATGGAGAGGACAGGCCAGTTCCAGAGTGAGACCTGGTCCTGA
- the ntmt1 gene encoding N-terminal Xaa-Pro-Lys N-methyltransferase 1 — protein sequence MGDIAEGETSFYSNAVDYWREVPPTVDGMLGGYGSISNIDINGSKAFLQKFLGEGEGKTGTECALDCGAGIGRITKRLLLPLFKTVDLVDVTQEFLDKAKTYLGEEGKRVGKYLCSGLQDLVPESGRYNVIWIQWVIGHLTDDHLVDFLQRCQKALRPNGLIIIKDNVSYEGVIPDEVDSSICRDLEIVHSLVGRAGLSILHEEQQTNFPKEIYQVHTLALR from the exons ATGGGTGACATAGCAGAAGGTGAGACAAGCTTCTACTCCAATGCGGTGGACTACTGGAGGGAAGTCCCCCCCACAGTGGATGGCATGTTGGGAGGCTACGGCAGCATCTCCAACATCGATATCAATGGATCCAAGGCGTTCCTTCAGAAGTTCCTTGGT GAAGGGGAAGGGAAGACGGGCACGGAATGTGCGCTGGACTGTGGCGCAGGCATCGGTAGGATCACCAAACGTCTACTGCTTCCTCTGTTCAAGACTGTGGACCTAGTGGATGTGACACAGGAGTTTCTAGACAAAGCCAAGACGTACCTGGGAGAGGAGGGCAAGAGAGTGGGGAAGTACCTCTGCAGCGGCCTGCAGGACCTTGTACCGGAGAGTGGACGCTACAATGTCATCTGGATCCAGTGGGTTATTG GCCATCTAACAGATGACCACCTGGTGGACTTCCTGCAGCGTTGCCAGAAAGCTCTGCGGCCCAACggcctcatcatcatcaaggACAATGTGTCGTATGAGGGCGTGATACCTGATGAGGTGGACAGCAGCATCTGCCGTGACCTGGAAATAGTTCATAGTCTGGTGGGCAGAGCAGGCCTCAGCATCCTCCACGAAGAGCAACAAACTAACTTCCCAAAGGAGATCTACCAAGTCCACACACTGGCTCTCAGATAG